From the Thomasclavelia ramosa DSM 1402 genome, the window CTTTGTTATAATACATCTTGGGAAGTGAAAACAATGATAAAAGAAATAAACAATAAAATGGATTATGATCACCTTTTAACTGAAAGTGATCCTAATATTAATTTAGTTAGAGATTACCTAGAAAATGGTGCTCTGTATGGCTTTTATTTAAAAGACGAACCAGTTTCATTCATTGCAGTAGAAATAATTGATGGCGAAGTTGAAATCAAAAATCTCCTTACATTAAGTGAACATCGTGGTCACGGCTATGCCAAAGCATTAATCAAATTTATTGAAGAAACGTACAATTCATATGATACTTTTCTAGTTGGTACTGCAAATTCCAGTCTTGAAAATATCACTTTTTATACACGTTTAGGATATGTTTATAGTCATCGGATTGAAAATTTCTTTATTGACTATTATCCTAATAAGATAATTGAAAACGGAATGCAGGCAACCGATTTAATGTATTTTAAAAAAAGTCGACAAGGCTTAAATTAAGAGCAAAGACATATTTGATATAATTATCTTTAAATAGCCAAGGCAAATAACCAAAATCTATTTAAGAGGGAATCATATCATCTAAACACTTTGCTTTTTTATTTATTATGATGTTTTTAAATCAGTATCTATGTTAGAATATTAATATAAGGCTGGTGAGAAAGATGATTGAACTTCCTGAAGCATATGCAATTGCTGATGACTTGGAAAAAGAAATACTTGGTAAGACTATAATTGATCTCGGGGGTAACTACACTGATCATAAATTTACTTTTTATGAAGGAAATCCTAATTCATACAAGGAATTATTAGTTGGTAAAAAAGTAACAGGTATTATTAAGCGAAATTACTATGTTGAAATAGTAATTGAGAATTACCGTTTAACCTTTCGTGACGGCGCTAATATTCGCTACTACCAAAAACCAACTAAATTAAAAAAAAGCAAATTACTAATTACTTTTGCTGATCAAAGTTTCATCAATGTAACAACATCAATGTATTGTTTTATTGGACTTTTTGATCAAATAACAGGATCAAATAATGAATATTATCAAACAGAATTAACCAGTATTGGTCCTTTAGATCAAGAATTTACTCTTAATTACTTTAAAACATTAATTACTGATGAAACTGAAAAACTCAGTATCAAAGCCTTTTTAGCAACTAAGCAAAGAATTTTAGGGATTGGTAATGGTGTTGCTCAAGATATTATGTTTAATGCCAAACTCTTTCCCAAACGAAGGATTAAGACATTAAATGAACAAGATATAAAAAATTTATATGATGCGCTTATTAGAACTCTAACAAAGATGGTCGAAAACCACGGTCGAGACAGTGAAAAAGATATATACGGAAATCCTGGTGGCTACAAAACTATCTTATGCGCTAAATCTTATAAAAGTGGTTGCCCAATCTGTCACTGTGAAATAAAAAAAGAACAATATCTAGGTGGTAGTATCTATTATTGTCCTAATTGTCAAAAATAAAAAAGTAAGATAGAAATTAATCTAAGGGCTATCAGGTAGATACACAAAATAAATAAAATTTTTAACCCGGCTAACTTAGTGATATGCTCCCACCTCCATAGATACCCATTTGGTTATTTCGTGTGTCTACTTTAGTGGAATCATCATATCATGTTTTCATCTACTTTTTTATCTTTCTGTTTAAATCAAAATAAAAACCTGTTTATTTTCAATCAGTTATAGCATTCATCTAATCATTTGAACTTAAATCTTTTATCTTCCATAAAGGATTTTCGTGAAGGATTTCCTTCAACTCGAAAAATCCTTTTATTTTTCACATCATATATGACCGACCAAACTGTATCCTTTCCTGTTTTTCGATCGTACTGACAAATATAACCATACCTACCTGATAATAAAGCAGCCGCATCATTAAAATCGTTGATTTTATCAGTTAAAATCGCTTCTTTGATAGTTTGATAGCGCTTTTGAGCTTGCCAATTATCAATAAGATGATTATTATATTCCCGCATTGCTTCACTGAAGAACCAGTTAGTTGCAAAAGCATTCTGATTATTTCTATTGATTTTAATTTGTTTACTATTGCACTCAATCAATGCAATATCACCACCAGTATCAACCAGTGTAAAAGTTTGACTTGAAGCAATCGGTAATGTATTCAACAATTGAATTACTTCATCAACTGTTTTACACTTCTCCAAAAATAGCCGCAGCATCATTCCGGCATTTAGCCCCAGTTGTTTTACAGTTGGATAAACAGCAGTTAATCCAATTGCTAAACCATACTCGTTGATACCATCTTCCATCTCAACGCACGCTGTAGTGTTGCCATTAAACGCATATGAATCATTAGTAAATTGATATATACAATTAGTATACAGTTTTTCAATTTTTGTTAAAAAATCACTATTTCGTCCAAATAAGATTTCATTTTCATTTCTAAAAGCAAAACAAGAACAATGTACTTCTGGAACAATGCAGTACATACTCAACAAAACAGCACAAATACTTTTAAATGAACATTTTTGTCCATCAGCAATTCCCCTTATTTCTTCAATAATCTCTGGGAAAAATTTTTGATAAATCGGTAAACATTGTAAAGCAAAATCATAGTGCTCTAAAGTAATTTCAAAGGGTACATTAGTTAAAAACAGTTGCTTATGTTTTAATAAATT encodes:
- a CDS encoding formamidopyrimidine-DNA glycosylase, producing MIELPEAYAIADDLEKEILGKTIIDLGGNYTDHKFTFYEGNPNSYKELLVGKKVTGIIKRNYYVEIVIENYRLTFRDGANIRYYQKPTKLKKSKLLITFADQSFINVTTSMYCFIGLFDQITGSNNEYYQTELTSIGPLDQEFTLNYFKTLITDETEKLSIKAFLATKQRILGIGNGVAQDIMFNAKLFPKRRIKTLNEQDIKNLYDALIRTLTKMVENHGRDSEKDIYGNPGGYKTILCAKSYKSGCPICHCEIKKEQYLGGSIYYCPNCQK
- a CDS encoding C45 family autoproteolytic acyltransferase/hydolase — translated: MYHSRFKGEHYQIGFKWGRNLLKHKQLFLTNVPFEITLEHYDFALQCLPIYQKFFPEIIEEIRGIADGQKCSFKSICAVLLSMYCIVPEVHCSCFAFRNENEILFGRNSDFLTKIEKLYTNCIYQFTNDSYAFNGNTTACVEMEDGINEYGLAIGLTAVYPTVKQLGLNAGMMLRLFLEKCKTVDEVIQLLNTLPIASSQTFTLVDTGGDIALIECNSKQIKINRNNQNAFATNWFFSEAMREYNNHLIDNWQAQKRYQTIKEAILTDKINDFNDAAALLSGRYGYICQYDRKTGKDTVWSVIYDVKNKRIFRVEGNPSRKSFMEDKRFKFK
- a CDS encoding GNAT family N-acetyltransferase encodes the protein MIKEINNKMDYDHLLTESDPNINLVRDYLENGALYGFYLKDEPVSFIAVEIIDGEVEIKNLLTLSEHRGHGYAKALIKFIEETYNSYDTFLVGTANSSLENITFYTRLGYVYSHRIENFFIDYYPNKIIENGMQATDLMYFKKSRQGLN